Within Lactobacillus amylovorus DSM 20531, the genomic segment GTCATGTTTAACTCTTGTGCTGTGGCAACGAAATAATTTAAAACTCTTAATTCCATATTTTCACCATAAATAAAAGTTATTATACGTGATACTTAATAATTTTTTTACATTACTTACTTTACCTTTTAAACTAAAAATGAGCAAGAAAAGGAGTAGCAGATTATGAAGACCCAAGACAAAGAACTTATTCAAGAAATTGTCGAACAAAATCAGCGCTTTTTGCAGAACTTGAACACGCAGCGTCATTATGAATGTGAAGCGCGGCAATTAATCAGTGAAATCACAGGACAAAAAATCCCTAAGAGTACAGAAATTAGATTGCCATTTTACACGGATTACGGCCACAACATCAAAATAGGTGAGTGTGTTTTTATCAACTCGAATGTGATGATGGTTGACTTAGGCGGAATTACCATTGAGGACGATGTTTTAATTGGACCGGGTGCATATCTTCTTTCCGTTAACCACGGTTTAAAACCTAAACAAAGAAAAGAGTTTGAATTAAAGCCAGTACTTATTAAGAAAAATGCCTGGATTGGTGCTAGAGCTACTATTTGTCCAGGCGTAATTGTGGGTGAAAATGCTGTAATAGCTGCTGGAGCAGTGGTTACTAAGGATGTGCCGAAAAACACAGTAGTTGCTGGCGTACCTGCAAAAATTATCAAAAAAATAGACAAATAAAAAAACGCAACATTATCGCGTATTTTTTTAAGCTTCTTTTTTGTCACTCCAGAGTTTGGAGATTAAGTACAAGATGAGGAAGGTAACGATAGCTGAAATCATTGGGATGCGGTAGCTTGGCAAGATTAAAAGTAAGATGATCATTAAAACAAAGAATAATAAAATCAAATAATCAACATAAGGAAAGCCAGGCATCTTAAAATCGCTTAGTTCATTTTCGGGTGTTTTTCTTCTGTAAGCAATGTGAGTTAAAACCATTAAGCACCAAATGATTAAGAACATACTTGTTGAAGTAGATGAAATAAAGTTAAAGGCTTGATCGCCGATAATCAAGGTAATCAGTGGTGCGCAGGCCATAAATAATGCTGACAAAATTAAAGCATTTTGTGGCAACTGCCGTCTGGATAGGTGACCAAAAGTTTGATTCCACTTGCCTTTGCCGTGGAAAGTAACGGAGAACAAAAGTCGTCCCGCACTGTATAAAAAACTATTGGTAGATGACACCGCCGCAGAAATTACAACGAAGTTAATGATTAAACTCGCATTTCTAATTCCCGTAGCTCCAAGTGCTTGAACAAATGGACTGGAGTTAGTTGCTACTTTTGACCAAGGAATTACTAACAAAATTCCTAAAATTGCCATGACATAGAATAAAATAATTCGAACTGGCAATTGGTTGACCGCACGCTTTAAAGTAGTTTCTGGATTTTGTGCTTCCGCAGCAGTTAAACCGATCAATTCAACACCGATAAAACTGAAGATAACCATTTGGAAGCCTTGCCAGAATCCTTTTGTGCCTCTTGCAAAGAATCCGCCGTGATCTTCTAAGTTTACAAAGGCAACCGGTCCAAATGAGGTCTTGCCACCTGTGACCAGCAAGTAAATAATCAATAAAACGAAAACCACGATCGTGACGATTTTGATAATAGCAAAACTAAATTCAAGGTTACCGAAAACTCGTGCCGAGATTAAATTGATGATTAATAAAACGGCGATTGTGATGATTCCGGGAATCCAGGGTTTCAGTGTTGGAAACCAATATTTGAAATAGATTCCTAAGGCGGTTGTTTCTGCCATGCCTAACGTAATCCAACTTATCCAGTACAAGTACCCAGTAATAAAGCCGATGTTCTTACCAAGATATTGTTCAATAAAATCAATGTAGGTGTGTTTGTGCAAGTCGGACATGATCAGCTCGCCTAGCGCCCGCATCAATAAAAAGAGAAAAACCCCAACAATGATGTAGATTAAAATGACACTAGGGCCAGCGCGGTGAATACTATCACCAACACCTAGGAAAAGTCCGGTTCCGATTGTCCCGCCTAAAGCAATCAGCTGTATGTGTGCGTTGCTTAGGGTTCGCTTATAATCGGAATCGGTTTGCGATTTTTTATCATTCATATAAGTCCCCCATGTTTTCAGTTTTTTCATATATACTTAATATTTTATCATTGTAGCGAAACTGCACCAGATAAAGTAGACAATTTTTAGAAAATATAAAAAACTGATGCTTTTTAATAAGTTTGTTAATTCACAAACAAATAATATAACAAGCGCTTTCATTTAAGTTATAGCTGAAACTTAGGGCCATTAAATACCTTGCTCACTAGAAAATGTATGGATTTCATGCATTTACTTTTAAAGTTATTGTGCTATAGTTGAAATTGTAAATTAGTTCACAAGAATTAGTAGATCTTAGAGGTAAGAAAATATGGCTAAGACACAACAAAAAGAGACTCTTACAGAGGAACAAAAGAAAAAGCAAATCTACGACATGGTAGACAATTTAGTAAAGAAATCACATGTCGCTTTAGATGAAATGGCCAACTTCACACAAGAACAAGTTGATAAGATCTGTGAAGCAGTTGCTACTGCAGGTGAACAAAATGCTTACCCATTAGCAAAGATGGCTGTTGAAGAAACCAAGCGTGGTGTGGTAGAAGACAAGACTACCAAGAACATGTACGCTAGTGAAAACATTTGGAACAGTTTACGTCACGAAAAAACTGTTGGTGTTATTGACGAAGATAAAGAATTAGGTTTAACCAAAATTGCTGAGCCTAAGGGTGTTATCGCTGGTGTTACTCCAGTAACTAACCCAACTTCAACTGTTATCTTCAAAGCTATGCTTGCTTTAAAGACAAGAAACACTATCATCTTCGGTTTCCACCCACAAGCTCAAAAGAGTTGTGTAGAAACTGGTAAGATTATTCAAGCTGCTGCTGTTGCTGCAGGTGCTCCAAAAGACGCAATTCAATGGATTGAAGAACCAAGTTTGGATGCAACCACTGATTTGATGAACAATCCAGGTGTTCAAACTATTTTGGCAACTGGTGGTCCTGGCAT encodes:
- a CDS encoding amino acid permease, translated to MNDKKSQTDSDYKRTLSNAHIQLIALGGTIGTGLFLGVGDSIHRAGPSVILIYIIVGVFLFLLMRALGELIMSDLHKHTYIDFIEQYLGKNIGFITGYLYWISWITLGMAETTALGIYFKYWFPTLKPWIPGIITIAVLLIINLISARVFGNLEFSFAIIKIVTIVVFVLLIIYLLVTGGKTSFGPVAFVNLEDHGGFFARGTKGFWQGFQMVIFSFIGVELIGLTAAEAQNPETTLKRAVNQLPVRIILFYVMAILGILLVIPWSKVATNSSPFVQALGATGIRNASLIINFVVISAAVSSTNSFLYSAGRLLFSVTFHGKGKWNQTFGHLSRRQLPQNALILSALFMACAPLITLIIGDQAFNFISSTSTSMFLIIWCLMVLTHIAYRRKTPENELSDFKMPGFPYVDYLILLFFVLMIILLLILPSYRIPMISAIVTFLILYLISKLWSDKKEA
- a CDS encoding DapH/DapD/GlmU-related protein — protein: MKTQDKELIQEIVEQNQRFLQNLNTQRHYECEARQLISEITGQKIPKSTEIRLPFYTDYGHNIKIGECVFINSNVMMVDLGGITIEDDVLIGPGAYLLSVNHGLKPKQRKEFELKPVLIKKNAWIGARATICPGVIVGENAVIAAGAVVTKDVPKNTVVAGVPAKIIKKIDK